The Rhododendron vialii isolate Sample 1 chromosome 5a, ASM3025357v1 genome contains a region encoding:
- the LOC131327663 gene encoding protein MAIN-LIKE 1-like has protein sequence MAEHDNGGSGGKVLDRPEDVGGPMEVETADQQPAEPTLGVGVAVAGGGDGVQGHEQEVGGVDEHRATEPYPRVTEEAGAVSSGVKPLDPSVAVSGSVVIGGSSEGAGSRGADGRDAGPTVTSSGHRPITRQDLAEFLSDERLARLLEEDPMIKAAVLEAREEREREIAASEVAARAERVRAAEEEGLRDAEIEERIGARVHGPKVTAVSEAESLTHAPFSAEGYKPPVPHLFVPSGLATYRPRQAEYDPDLVLIDPDTHISSNWAEERARQRDIRGFGGACSSLALYQGLPERVRQLVDEAGFGEFIQTLTPVRNDHAVLVALTERWKDTTNTFHLPLGEMTVTPTDFAAITGLRVGGDPIPFDSGIQEDEAALEWFLGEVPKVEEGMARYGQFTRYLTKEVATEQEAEQMARAYLLYLFGATLYPNRRSKVHLSYLPALRELRTASRFDWGGAALGAAYGFMGDSSRTEMSTAGYWQIWELWAYEVLNMCRPVTKSLDLGILPRAHIWSKKNMGEKRGRGDLNGFRIYLDELRPSQVEWDPWRVAKLEPEYLARSRVVTASRVLLESAFGWQWYLGD, from the exons ATGGCGGAACACGACAATGGTGGCAGTGGAGGAAAGGTTCTTGATCGTCCAGAGGATGTGGGAGGGCCAATGGAAGTCGAAACGGCGGATCAACAGCCGGCGGAGCCCACCCTGGGTGTCGGTGTTGCGGTAGCAGGCGGTGGTGATGGCGTTCAGGGCCACGAGCAGGAGGTGGGTGGCGTCGACgagcatcgcgcgacggagccataTCCTCGCGTGACGGAGGAAGCTGGGGCCGTGAGCTCTGGAGTCAAACCATTAGACCCGAGCGTGGCCGTGAGTGGTTCGGTGGTTATTGGTGGTAGTTCCGAAGGTGCGGGCAGCAGAGGTGCCGATGGTAGGGATGCCGGGCCGA CAGTGACGTCGTCAGGCCATAGACCGATCACAAGACAGGATCTCGCAGAGTTTTTGAGCGACGAGAGATTAGCCCGACTCctcgaggaggatcccatgatcaAGGCTGCCGTGTTAGAGGCTCGAGaagagcgagagcgggagatagccgccTCAGAGGTcgcggcgagggccgagagggtgagagccgctgaggaggagggtCTGAGGGACGCAGAGATTGAGGAGAGGATTGGAGCCAGGGTACATGGGCCTAAGGTGACAGCAGTGTCTGAGGCGGAGAGTTTGACTCATGCtccattttcagcagaggggtacaagCCACCTGTTCCACATTTGTTTGTACCATCGGGTCTTGCAACGTACAGGCCACGGCaggcggagtacgaccccgatCTCGTTCTGATAGACCCCGATACCCATATTTCGAGCaactgggctgag gagagagcaaGGCAGAGAGACATTCGAGGTTTTGGGGGTGCATGCAGCTctttggcgttgtaccagggtttgcctgagagggtgagacagttggtggatgaggcaggcttcggggagttcatacagacccttacCCCGGTTAGAAATGACCATGCTGTCCTGGTTGCACTTACAGAGAGGTGGAAagacaccaccaacaccttccacctaccgctcggggagatgacagtgacgcctactgactttgcggcgatcaccGGCTTGAGGGTTGGGGGTGATCCTATCCCGTTTgattcgggcattcaggaggacgaggcagccttggaatggttcttgggagaggtgcccaaggttgaggaggggatggcaaGATATGGACAGTTTACCAGATACCTcacaaaggaggtggcgaccgagcaggaggcggagcaaatggcccgggcgtacctgttgtacctttttggtgctaccctgtacccgaataggcgtagcaaggtccacctatcgtacttgcctgcactgagagaactgaggacagcctcacgctttgactggggaggagctgcacttggcgcagcttatggctttatgggggactcgtcgaggacagagatgagcactgctgggtaCTGGcagatttgggag ctctgggcctatgaggttttgaacatgtgtcgtccagtgacgaagagcctagacttggggatcctcccgcgtgctcatatctggagcaagaagaacatgggagagaagagagggagaggtgacctgaatggcttcaggatatacctagacgagctccgaccctcacag gtagagtgggatccttggagggtgGCAAAGCTAGAGCCTGAATAcctggccaggagcagggttgtgacagcgagcagagtgctgctcgagtcggcctttggttggcagtggtacttgggtgactga